Genomic window (Subtercola endophyticus):
ACCACGGCATACAGCGCGCCATCCCGACCAAGTACGACGGGCATCCGACCGACGTGCACATCGTGAGCGTGACCGACGGCGACGGAAACCCCCGCTCGTACACCACCGACACCAAAGACGACCTGCTCTTTGTCACCGTCGCAGCCGACGACTATGTGCACGGATCGCAGGTCTACGTGCTCACCTACACGCAGACGAACGTCACGCAGTACTTCGCCAATACGAATGACGACGAGTTCTACTGGGACACCAACGGAACGGCGTGGCAGCAGCCCTTCACGAGCGCCACGGCGACCGTGCACATTCCGGCCGACCTGGCTTCGAGCCTCACCGGCTCAGCCTCGTGCTACTGGGGGTACTCGGGGTCTTCGACCACCTGCGAGATCGCGCAGACCGGTGGTACGGGCGCAGGCACGGCGGCCGCGACCGACACCACCTTCACCACCACCCCCCAGGCGCTGGATGCCCAGCAGAACGTCACCGTCTCCATCGGGTTTCAGCCCGGCACCTTCACCGCGCGCGACGACTCGTTCTTCGCCTCGCCGGCGGCCATCGCCGCACTCATTTTCACCGTACTCGCCGTGCTGGTAGCGATCGGATCGATCATCCTGCGCTTCACGGTGCTGAAAGACGCCCCGGGGCGCCCGACGATCATCGCCGAATACACCGTGCCGAAGGGTGTGAACCTCATGCTCGCCTCGGTGATCATCAAGGCCGACAAACGTGCGCCGGCCGCGAGTTTCGTGAGTCTGGCTGTGCGGCGCAACATCCAGATCGTGCAACAGGAGAAGTCCGGCTGGGGCGGCACGACGTATTGGCTGCGGCTCACGAGCCTCGACGGGCTCGACGACACCGAGCTCGAACTCGTGAAGCTGCTGTTCGGAGAATCGCTGCAGCTCGGCGCCTGGAAGCAGATCGAGAAGCAAGACACTCCGCTCGGCAAGGGCATCTACGCGCTCATGCAGGGCATGCGGCGCCGGGTGGTGACCGACGGATTCGTGCGCGGGGGAACCACCATCATCAGTGCTCTATTCGCGCTCGGTGTTCTCGTGGCCGGCGGGCTCGCGTTTCTGACGGCGTCGGCCGCGCTGAGCGACGATTTCGGGGGAGCGGTGCCGTTCATCCTGATCGGCGTCTGCATTGTCGCCGCGATCACGGTATTCGTGGCCGGCTTCAAGAAGCCGCTCACGGCGAAGGGCGCTGAGCTGCGCGATTACATCAAGGGGCTGGAGCTATACATCCGGCTGGCGGAGAAAGACCGTTTTGCCATGCTGCAGAGCCCAGAGGGAGCGCTGAAGACGCAGGTCAACGCGCCCGACTGGGGCCAGGTGGTGAAGATCTACGAGAAGCTGCTGCCGTACGCCGTGCTGCTGAACCTCGAAACGGAGTGGGCCAAGGTGCTCGGCACGTACTACGAGAACCTCGGATCGCAGCCCGACTGGTACGGCGGCAACGTGGGGGCGTTCAACGCGGGGCTCTTCGTGGGCACGATCGCGTCGCTGTCGAACGTGGTGGACGCGAGTCTCGCCTCGAGCACCTCCTCGAGTTCGAGCGGCGGATCGGGCGGTGGCGGCTTCTCGGGCGGCGGCGGTGGCGGAGGCGGCGGTGGCGGGGTCTAGCGCGATCCATCTGGCCCGGCTGGGTCTAGCGCGATCCATCTGGCTCGGCGGGATCTCTCCTCTGCGCTCGTGAGGCCGTTGTCACACGAGTGAGGCGGTTGTAGCGGCCTCAACTCGGCGCAGGTGTCTCACGAGCCGGGGCCGGCGCGAAGGGGCAGGCCCAGGGTGCGGGGCGAAGTGCGGTGCGAGGGGGCGGTGCGAGTGGTGGCGCGAGGGGGCGGCGAGTGGATGCCCGGGGTGCGGTTGGCGCAACGCGCGCCGTCAGGCGGCGAGGGCCGCGGCGAGTCGGGTGATGCCGAACTCGAAGGCGCGGTCGACGTCGCCGCCGAGCTGAAAAGCGCCGGCCAGTTCCATGCTGATGAACCCGTTCGCCCAGGCGGTGACGGTGCGCGCCGCCTCGAGCGCATGGTCGGGGCCGGCCAGCTGGGCGGTCGCCTCCATGATGGGGTGGGCGGCTCGCGCCAGGAGGGTCACGTCGGGACGAGTGAGGTCGGGCGAGGGCGTGAACATGAGGTGAAAACCCGCAGGGTTCGCGAGGGCGAAGGCACGGAACTCGTGCGCGAGTGCGATGAGGTGCTCGCGGGCATCCGGTGCGGGCTCGATCGTCGCCGCGGTCTTCAGGCGCAGCGCCAGATCGTTCACGGCCGACTCCGCGATGAGCCCGATGAGCTCGTCGCGGCTCTTCACCCGTTTGTAGAGTGAGGGTGCGCGCACGCCGACCCGGCTGGCGACCGCCTGCATGGTGAGCTTCGAGGCGCCCTCGGCCTCGAGAATGTCGCGGCCGGCGCGCACGATGTCGTCGAGGGAGGTGCGATCGGGGGTGGGCATGACGGGCCGCCTTTCTCGCCGCGCGAAGCACGGCTTTCGCCGCAGGGCTGCCGGCGATCCTTCGCATGGCTATTGACATTAGCCATGATGGCTACGTACAGTAGCTATCACGCAAGCATAGCGAACACTCACCTCCCGAATGGAGATTCCGATGAAACTCGGCCCCTCGCTCTACCGCATCGGCAACGACATCGTCGCCGCCTACCTCGTCGTCACCGACGAAGGCATTACCGTGATCGACGCCGGGCTGCCGGGCATGTACGCCGATCTGAAGGCCGAGCTCGCATCGATCGGTCGCTCGCTGGGCGACATTCGCGGCGCGATCATCACGCACGGCGACAGTGACCACATCGGATTCGCCGAGCAACTGCACCGCGAGACCGGCGCGCCCATTTACATTCATGAGGCCGACGCGGCCCGCTCGAAGGGGCTCGAGAAGTCCAAGTCTTCGGGAGGCCA
Coding sequences:
- a CDS encoding DUF2207 domain-containing protein — its product is MMRNALSRLAATVLAVGVVSGALFGGAAAAQAAPRSQAAPQAQAAPLAQAAPQAQAAVGTGASSWTVSAGASSSNTSAGASASTTGGVAAIGTDVNDFTFNSFSGDYTLGRDAQGHSTLTTIETLDAQFPTSNQNHGIQRAIPTKYDGHPTDVHIVSVTDGDGNPRSYTTDTKDDLLFVTVAADDYVHGSQVYVLTYTQTNVTQYFANTNDDEFYWDTNGTAWQQPFTSATATVHIPADLASSLTGSASCYWGYSGSSTTCEIAQTGGTGAGTAAATDTTFTTTPQALDAQQNVTVSIGFQPGTFTARDDSFFASPAAIAALIFTVLAVLVAIGSIILRFTVLKDAPGRPTIIAEYTVPKGVNLMLASVIIKADKRAPAASFVSLAVRRNIQIVQQEKSGWGGTTYWLRLTSLDGLDDTELELVKLLFGESLQLGAWKQIEKQDTPLGKGIYALMQGMRRRVVTDGFVRGGTTIISALFALGVLVAGGLAFLTASAALSDDFGGAVPFILIGVCIVAAITVFVAGFKKPLTAKGAELRDYIKGLELYIRLAEKDRFAMLQSPEGALKTQVNAPDWGQVVKIYEKLLPYAVLLNLETEWAKVLGTYYENLGSQPDWYGGNVGAFNAGLFVGTIASLSNVVDASLASSTSSSSSGGSGGGGFSGGGGGGGGGGGV
- a CDS encoding TetR/AcrR family transcriptional regulator, yielding MPTPDRTSLDDIVRAGRDILEAEGASKLTMQAVASRVGVRAPSLYKRVKSRDELIGLIAESAVNDLALRLKTAATIEPAPDAREHLIALAHEFRAFALANPAGFHLMFTPSPDLTRPDVTLLARAAHPIMEATAQLAGPDHALEAARTVTAWANGFISMELAGAFQLGGDVDRAFEFGITRLAAALAA